Proteins found in one Microbacterium sp. LWS13-1.2 genomic segment:
- a CDS encoding response regulator transcription factor: MAQLLVLSSTHGGGPVLPSLELLSHRVRLIPAEPAQLVNAPSADIIFVDARVDLVGAKSLCKILNTTGLDAPLLLIVTEGGLTAVSPDWGVDDVILFTAGPAEVDARIRLAVGRQSAEQVSTRIQTSGITIDESSYSAKVHGRPLDLTYKEFQLLHFFATHPSRVFTREQLLSEVWGYDYFGGTRTVDVHVRRLRAKLGDMEQLIGTVRNVGYRFNVYEDEPEPAPRERTEA, translated from the coding sequence TTGGCACAGCTCCTGGTTCTCAGTTCCACTCACGGAGGCGGCCCCGTGCTGCCCTCGCTCGAGTTGCTGAGCCACCGCGTGCGCCTGATCCCCGCCGAGCCCGCCCAGCTGGTCAACGCCCCCAGCGCCGACATCATCTTCGTCGACGCCCGTGTGGACCTCGTCGGAGCGAAGTCGCTGTGCAAGATCCTCAACACGACGGGTCTGGACGCGCCGCTCCTGCTGATCGTCACGGAGGGCGGTCTCACCGCCGTCTCGCCGGACTGGGGCGTCGACGACGTGATCCTCTTCACCGCGGGCCCGGCCGAGGTGGACGCGCGCATCCGGCTGGCGGTCGGACGCCAGTCGGCCGAGCAGGTGTCGACCCGCATCCAGACGTCGGGCATCACGATCGACGAGTCGTCGTACTCCGCGAAGGTGCACGGCCGGCCGCTCGACCTCACCTACAAGGAGTTCCAGCTCCTGCACTTCTTCGCCACGCACCCGTCGCGGGTGTTCACGCGCGAGCAGCTGCTGAGCGAGGTCTGGGGCTACGACTACTTCGGCGGCACCCGCACGGTGGACGTGCATGTCCGGCGACTGCGGGCCAAGCTCGGCGACATGGAGCAGCTCATCGGCACCGTCCGCAACGTGGGCTACCGCTTCAACGTGTACGAGGACGAGCCCGAGCCCGCTCCTCGCGAGCGCACCGAGGCGTAG
- a CDS encoding RNA degradosome polyphosphate kinase: MIEPEVLDAGLGDADDDDFDLSEVFDSQLPDHRYLDRELSWLAFNQRVLELAEDPNLPTLERANFLAIFANNLDEFFMVRVAGLKRRIVTGLALPTNIGRSPADVLADISAEVRRLQLRHAEAWTSLVKPALADAGIQIVSYDTLDEDERARLYDYFQAQVFPVLMPLAVDPAHPFPYISGLSLNLAIRIRSARTGRQEFARLKVPPMLPRFVELPAAAGTVRYLPLEDLISNHLDDLFPGMEVLDHHAFRLTRNEDVAIEEDETENLIQALEAELLRRRFGPPIRLEITDDMDDVTLDLLVKELDVTEQEVYRLPGPLDLRGLFDLRIDRPDLRFTPHLPTTAVAFQPGDNNERPDIFASIRKGDVLVHHPYESFATSVQAFLEQAAKDPHVLAIKQTLYRTSGDSPIVEALIDAAEAGKQVLALVEIKARFDEANNIVWARKLEKAGVHVVYGLVGLKTHCKLALVIREENGVLRSYSHVGTGNYNPKTSRVYEDFGLFTADDVVGRDLTRLFNELSGYAIEKKFKRLLVAPLHLRKGLLRLIDKERRNALAGKPASVRIKVNSMVDEQIIDALYRASQAGVKVEVWVRGICSLKPGVVGMSENITVRSILGRYLEHSRIFAFHNDGDPVVYIGSADMMHRNLDRRVEALVRVSMPAHVKELNDLFTLSMSDTTSSWHLGPDGEWVRHNVGEDGKLLLDLQDRTMINVQRRRRARAVR; the protein is encoded by the coding sequence ATGATCGAACCCGAGGTGCTCGACGCCGGCCTGGGCGATGCGGACGACGACGACTTCGACCTCTCGGAGGTCTTCGACTCGCAGCTTCCCGACCATCGCTACCTGGACCGCGAGCTCAGCTGGCTCGCCTTCAACCAGCGCGTGCTCGAACTCGCCGAGGATCCGAACCTGCCCACGCTGGAGCGGGCGAACTTCCTGGCGATCTTCGCGAACAACCTCGACGAGTTCTTCATGGTGCGCGTCGCGGGCCTCAAGCGCCGCATCGTCACCGGTCTGGCGCTCCCGACGAACATCGGCCGCTCCCCCGCGGACGTCCTCGCCGACATCTCGGCGGAGGTGCGCCGCCTGCAGCTGCGTCACGCCGAGGCGTGGACGTCGCTCGTCAAACCGGCGCTCGCCGACGCCGGCATCCAGATCGTCTCGTACGACACCCTCGACGAGGACGAACGCGCACGGCTCTACGACTACTTCCAGGCGCAGGTCTTCCCCGTCCTGATGCCACTCGCGGTCGACCCCGCACACCCGTTCCCCTACATCTCCGGGCTGTCGCTGAACCTCGCGATCCGCATCCGCAGCGCCCGCACCGGTCGTCAGGAGTTCGCGCGTCTGAAGGTGCCGCCGATGCTCCCCCGGTTCGTCGAGCTGCCCGCCGCCGCGGGCACGGTGCGCTACCTGCCGCTCGAAGACCTCATCTCCAACCACCTCGACGATCTGTTCCCGGGCATGGAGGTGCTGGACCACCACGCGTTCCGCCTCACACGCAACGAGGACGTCGCGATCGAGGAGGACGAGACCGAGAACCTCATCCAGGCGCTCGAGGCGGAGCTGCTGCGGCGCCGCTTCGGCCCGCCGATCCGGCTCGAGATCACGGACGACATGGACGACGTGACGCTCGACCTCCTCGTCAAGGAGCTCGACGTCACCGAGCAGGAGGTCTACCGCCTCCCCGGTCCACTCGACCTGCGCGGCCTGTTCGATCTGCGCATCGATCGCCCGGACCTGCGCTTCACGCCGCATCTGCCGACGACCGCGGTCGCCTTCCAGCCCGGCGACAACAACGAGCGGCCCGACATCTTCGCATCGATCCGCAAGGGCGACGTGCTCGTGCACCACCCCTACGAGTCCTTCGCGACCAGCGTGCAGGCCTTCCTCGAGCAGGCGGCGAAGGACCCCCACGTCCTCGCCATCAAGCAGACCCTCTACCGCACGTCGGGTGACAGCCCCATCGTTGAGGCGCTCATCGACGCCGCCGAGGCCGGCAAGCAGGTCCTGGCGCTCGTGGAGATCAAGGCACGCTTCGACGAGGCGAACAACATCGTCTGGGCGCGCAAGCTCGAGAAGGCGGGCGTCCACGTCGTATACGGCCTGGTGGGCCTGAAGACCCACTGCAAGCTGGCGCTCGTGATCCGCGAGGAGAACGGCGTGCTGCGCAGCTACAGCCATGTCGGCACCGGCAACTACAACCCGAAGACCAGCCGCGTCTATGAGGACTTCGGCCTGTTCACGGCTGACGACGTCGTGGGCCGCGACCTCACCCGCCTGTTCAACGAGCTGAGCGGCTACGCGATCGAGAAGAAGTTCAAGCGCCTCCTGGTCGCGCCTCTCCACCTGCGCAAGGGCCTGCTGCGCCTCATCGACAAGGAGCGCCGCAATGCCCTCGCCGGCAAGCCCGCGAGTGTGCGCATCAAGGTCAACTCCATGGTCGACGAGCAGATCATCGACGCGCTCTACCGGGCCAGCCAGGCCGGCGTGAAGGTCGAGGTGTGGGTGCGGGGCATCTGCTCGCTGAAACCGGGCGTGGTGGGCATGAGCGAGAACATCACGGTCCGCTCCATTCTCGGTCGCTACCTGGAGCACTCGCGCATCTTCGCGTTCCACAACGACGGCGACCCGGTGGTGTACATCGGCAGCGCCGACATGATGCACCGCAACCTCGACCGCCGGGTCGAGGCGCTCGTGCGCGTGTCGATGCCCGCCCACGTCAAGGAGCTCAACGACCTCTTCACGCTGTCCATGAGCGACACCACCAGCTCGTGGCATCTGGGACCCGACGGCGAATGGGTGCGCCACAACGTCGGCGAGGACGGCAAGCTGCTCCTGGACCTCCAGGACCGGACCATGATCAACGTGCAGCGCCGCCGGCGGGCACGGGCGGTGCGATGA
- a CDS encoding NUDIX domain-containing protein — MTETAVYAAGGVVWRVVDGKLRVLLIHRTKYRDVTLPKGKVDPGEMLAETAVREIHEETGIRVALGVPVGVSRYRLPSKRTKIVHYWAAEATETAIRTSAFVPNKEIAAIEWVSPKKALRRLSYPVDAEILEYFVRLIDEGVLRTFPIVALRHAKAVAREEWDGSDAARPLAARGRKQANSIVGPLVAFGVRKIVSSPAVRCVKTVAPLSAALGRKIDTTRMIGQDAWEEGTSDARTVVGERVRARKPSVLCSHGPVLPDILSELALATGTLRGSYLGSASALEPAAFSVVHMSVDNPGSGIVAIETHIPKV, encoded by the coding sequence ATGACCGAGACGGCCGTCTACGCGGCCGGGGGCGTCGTCTGGCGTGTCGTCGACGGCAAGCTGCGCGTGCTCCTGATCCACCGCACGAAGTATCGCGATGTGACGCTGCCCAAGGGCAAGGTCGACCCCGGCGAGATGCTCGCCGAGACCGCGGTCCGCGAGATCCACGAAGAGACGGGCATCCGTGTCGCTCTCGGCGTGCCCGTCGGCGTGTCTCGCTACCGACTGCCCAGCAAGCGCACCAAGATCGTGCACTACTGGGCGGCGGAGGCGACGGAGACGGCGATCCGCACCTCCGCGTTCGTCCCGAACAAGGAGATCGCCGCGATCGAGTGGGTCTCGCCGAAGAAGGCCCTCCGCCGGCTCAGTTATCCCGTCGACGCCGAGATCCTGGAGTACTTCGTCCGGCTGATCGACGAGGGCGTGCTGCGCACCTTCCCCATCGTCGCGCTGCGGCACGCCAAGGCGGTCGCCCGCGAGGAGTGGGACGGCAGCGATGCCGCGCGTCCGCTCGCGGCGCGCGGCCGCAAGCAGGCGAACTCGATCGTCGGCCCGCTGGTCGCGTTCGGCGTCCGCAAGATCGTGTCGAGCCCGGCGGTGCGCTGCGTCAAGACGGTTGCGCCGCTGTCGGCCGCTCTCGGTCGCAAGATCGACACCACCAGGATGATCGGCCAGGACGCGTGGGAGGAAGGCACCTCCGACGCGCGCACCGTCGTCGGCGAACGCGTCCGCGCCCGCAAGCCCTCCGTGCTGTGCAGCCATGGGCCGGTGCTGCCCGACATCCTCAGTGAGCTCGCACTCGCGACGGGCACACTGCGCGGGTCGTACCTCGGCAGCGCGTCGGCGCTCGAGCCGGCAGCGTTCTCGGTCGTGCACATGTCGGTGGACAATCCCGGCTCGGGCATCGTCGCCATCGAGACCCACATCCCGAAGGTCTGA
- the pstS gene encoding phosphate ABC transporter substrate-binding protein PstS — MKISRIAQVGAVAAIAALALAGCASNETPSGETTDAPESNLSGEIAGGGSSAQEVAVQAWTAGFQTANPDVTITYDPSGSGAGRESFQAGAFPFAGSDRAFTIEEVEAGPFDGCVEESGIIELPTYISPIAVIFNVEGVDSLNLDAATMAGLFAGTITNWNDPAIAALNPDVTFPDLAVTPVHRADDSGTTENFTDYLYQAAGDVWTNEADGVWPLSSGEAAQGTSGVVSAVAGGNGTIGYADASRAAEEGLSTAAVKVGDEFVEYSPEAAAAIVDESPFEEGRGEGDLAIELNRTSDVAGVYPIVLVSYMIACQEYADAAAAPIVKGYLQYVASAEGQDAAAAAAGSAPISDSLREQVNAAIDLIVTP, encoded by the coding sequence GTGAAGATCTCTCGCATCGCCCAGGTGGGCGCTGTCGCCGCAATCGCGGCCCTCGCCCTCGCAGGCTGCGCCTCCAACGAGACCCCCTCGGGCGAGACCACCGACGCACCCGAGTCGAACCTCTCCGGCGAGATCGCCGGCGGCGGCTCCTCGGCTCAGGAGGTCGCCGTCCAGGCGTGGACCGCCGGCTTCCAGACCGCCAACCCCGACGTGACGATCACGTACGACCCGTCGGGTTCCGGCGCCGGCCGCGAGTCGTTCCAGGCGGGAGCCTTCCCGTTCGCGGGCTCCGACCGCGCGTTCACGATCGAAGAGGTCGAGGCCGGTCCGTTCGACGGCTGCGTCGAGGAGTCGGGCATCATCGAGCTGCCGACGTACATCTCGCCGATCGCCGTCATCTTCAACGTCGAGGGCGTCGACTCGCTCAACCTCGACGCGGCGACGATGGCCGGCCTGTTCGCCGGCACGATCACGAACTGGAACGACCCGGCGATCGCCGCTCTCAACCCCGACGTGACCTTCCCCGACCTGGCCGTGACGCCGGTGCACCGCGCCGACGACTCGGGCACCACCGAGAACTTCACCGACTACCTCTACCAGGCGGCCGGCGACGTGTGGACGAACGAGGCCGACGGCGTGTGGCCGCTGTCCAGCGGTGAGGCCGCCCAGGGCACCTCGGGTGTCGTCTCCGCCGTCGCGGGCGGCAACGGCACCATCGGCTACGCCGACGCGTCGCGTGCCGCTGAGGAGGGCCTCTCGACCGCTGCGGTGAAGGTCGGCGACGAGTTCGTCGAGTACTCGCCGGAGGCGGCTGCCGCCATCGTCGACGAGTCGCCGTTCGAGGAGGGCCGCGGCGAGGGCGATCTCGCCATCGAGCTGAACCGCACCTCCGACGTCGCGGGCGTCTACCCGATCGTGCTCGTGAGCTACATGATCGCGTGCCAGGAGTACGCCGACGCGGCCGCGGCGCCGATCGTCAAGGGCTACCTGCAGTACGTGGCCAGCGCTGAGGGCCAGGATGCCGCTGCTGCCGCCGCCGGCAGCGCGCCGATCTCGGACTCCCTGCGTGAGCAGGTCAACGCCGCGATCGACCTGATCGTCACCCCGTAA
- the pstC gene encoding phosphate ABC transporter permease subunit PstC, whose protein sequence is MTTTTAPASGKVKQRPGDRWFSGTALGAGVMILVTLAAVAIFLLIQSVPGLTATSETASILAGNFWEYVWPLAFGTVWASFLALLMAVPLAVSVALFISHYAPRRLAQGLGYIVDLLAAVPSVVFGLWGILVLAPAVQPIYAWLNANMGWFPLFSGTVSSTGRTIFTAAIVLAVMVVPIITAICREIFLQTPVLHEEAALALGATRWEMIKMAVFPFGRSGIVSASMLGLGRALGETMAVAMVLSVANVVTFQLFTAENPGTIPANIALTFPEAYGVNINVLIATGLILFIVTFAVNAIARWIVSRRKEFSGAN, encoded by the coding sequence ATGACCACGACGACCGCCCCCGCCTCGGGCAAGGTCAAGCAGCGGCCGGGCGACCGCTGGTTCTCGGGAACCGCGCTCGGCGCCGGCGTGATGATCCTCGTCACGCTGGCCGCGGTCGCCATCTTCCTCCTCATCCAGTCCGTGCCCGGTCTGACCGCCACGTCGGAGACCGCCAGCATCCTTGCGGGGAACTTCTGGGAGTACGTCTGGCCGCTCGCCTTCGGCACCGTGTGGGCCTCCTTCCTGGCCCTTCTGATGGCCGTCCCTCTGGCAGTCTCGGTCGCCCTCTTCATCTCGCACTATGCACCGCGTCGACTCGCGCAGGGGCTCGGCTACATCGTCGACCTGCTCGCCGCCGTTCCGTCGGTGGTCTTCGGCCTGTGGGGCATCCTCGTGCTCGCCCCCGCCGTCCAGCCGATCTACGCATGGCTCAACGCCAACATGGGATGGTTCCCGCTCTTCTCGGGCACCGTCTCCAGCACCGGCCGCACCATCTTCACCGCCGCGATCGTCCTCGCGGTGATGGTCGTCCCGATCATCACCGCCATCTGCCGCGAGATCTTCCTGCAGACCCCGGTCCTGCATGAGGAGGCGGCCCTGGCGCTCGGCGCCACGCGGTGGGAGATGATCAAGATGGCCGTCTTCCCGTTCGGCCGCAGCGGCATCGTCTCGGCCTCGATGCTGGGCCTCGGCCGCGCGCTCGGCGAGACGATGGCGGTCGCCATGGTGCTCTCCGTCGCGAACGTGGTGACCTTCCAGCTGTTCACGGCCGAGAACCCCGGCACGATCCCCGCCAACATCGCCCTGACCTTCCCCGAGGCGTACGGCGTCAACATCAACGTCCTCATCGCCACCGGCCTCATCCTCTTCATCGTCACCTTCGCGGTCAACGCCATCGCCCGATGGATCGTCAGCCGCCGCAAGGAATTCTCGGGAGCGAACTGA
- the pstA gene encoding phosphate ABC transporter permease PstA produces the protein MTVTTAPPRAPQSAPVRETPRLTSGHLPSWAPWAILVGSLVISAILFAIVAMGSGDGFNVAGWAVVAALVYLALITTTSSLVEGRRKGMDRLVTGVVTIAFLIAMVPLVSVAITVVVNGVAGISAEFFTSSMRNVVGEGGGALHAIVGTVLITFAAAVISIPIGIFTAIYLVEYGQGGRLSRGITFLVDVMTGIPSIVAGLFAYALFALFLGPGIRMGIMGSVALAVLMIPVVVRSTEEMLRLVPNELREASYALGVPKWRTIAKIVLPTSLAGITTGVMLSISRVIGETAPLLLTAGVATSMNYNLFEGRMMTLPVMAYSQYMNQGIPAQAYIDRAWACALVLIVIVMLLNLIARLVAKVFSPKLGR, from the coding sequence ATGACCGTGACGACCGCTCCACCCCGGGCTCCGCAGTCGGCGCCCGTGCGCGAGACCCCGCGGCTGACCAGCGGCCACCTCCCCTCCTGGGCGCCATGGGCCATCCTCGTCGGCAGCCTCGTCATCAGCGCCATCCTCTTCGCGATCGTCGCGATGGGCTCCGGAGACGGCTTCAACGTCGCCGGCTGGGCGGTCGTGGCGGCGCTGGTGTACCTCGCGCTGATCACGACGACGTCGTCCCTCGTCGAGGGCCGCCGCAAGGGCATGGATCGCCTTGTGACCGGCGTCGTGACGATCGCATTCCTCATCGCCATGGTCCCGCTGGTCTCGGTGGCGATCACGGTCGTCGTCAACGGCGTCGCCGGCATCTCGGCCGAGTTCTTCACCTCCTCGATGCGCAACGTCGTGGGCGAAGGCGGCGGCGCGCTCCACGCGATCGTCGGCACCGTCCTCATCACGTTCGCAGCCGCCGTGATCTCGATCCCGATCGGCATCTTCACCGCCATCTACCTCGTCGAGTACGGGCAGGGCGGACGCCTGAGCCGCGGCATCACGTTCCTCGTGGACGTCATGACCGGCATCCCGTCGATCGTCGCCGGTCTGTTCGCGTACGCCCTGTTCGCGCTGTTCCTCGGGCCCGGCATCCGCATGGGCATCATGGGCTCGGTCGCACTGGCGGTGCTGATGATCCCGGTGGTCGTGCGTTCGACGGAGGAGATGCTGCGCCTCGTGCCCAACGAGCTCCGCGAAGCGTCGTACGCGCTCGGCGTGCCCAAGTGGCGCACGATCGCGAAGATCGTCCTGCCGACCTCGCTCGCCGGCATCACCACGGGCGTCATGCTCTCGATCTCCCGCGTGATCGGCGAGACCGCTCCGCTGCTTCTCACGGCGGGCGTCGCGACGTCGATGAACTACAACCTCTTCGAGGGCCGCATGATGACGCTGCCGGTCATGGCCTACTCGCAGTACATGAACCAGGGCATCCCCGCCCAGGCCTACATCGACCGCGCGTGGGCGTGCGCTCTCGTCCTCATCGTCATCGTGATGCTCCTCAACCTCATCGCGCGCCTCGTCGCGAAGGTGTTCTCCCCCAAGCTGGGCCGCTGA
- the pstB gene encoding phosphate ABC transporter ATP-binding protein PstB: MSKSIEVNDLNVYYGDFKAVEGVSLGIEPRSVTAFIGPSGCGKSTFLRTLNRMHEVIPGARVEGEVLLDGNNLYGANVDPVLVRRQVGMVFQRPNPFPTMSIKENVLAGVKLNNKKMSKSDSDALVEKSLRGANLWNEVKDRLDKPGSGLSGGQQQRLCIARAIAVSPEVILMDEPCSALDPISTYAIEELIGELKNDYTVVIVTHNMQQASRVSDKTAFFNIAGTGKPGKLIEYNDTRSIFTTPSVQATEDYVSGRFG; encoded by the coding sequence ATGTCCAAGAGCATCGAAGTCAACGACCTCAACGTCTACTACGGCGACTTCAAGGCCGTCGAAGGCGTCTCCCTCGGCATCGAGCCGCGCAGCGTCACCGCCTTCATCGGCCCGTCGGGCTGCGGCAAGTCGACGTTCCTGCGCACGCTCAACCGCATGCACGAAGTGATCCCCGGCGCGCGTGTGGAGGGCGAGGTGCTCCTGGACGGAAACAACCTCTACGGCGCGAACGTCGACCCGGTGCTCGTGCGCCGTCAGGTCGGCATGGTCTTCCAGCGCCCCAACCCGTTCCCCACGATGTCGATCAAGGAGAACGTGCTGGCGGGGGTCAAGCTCAACAACAAGAAGATGTCGAAGTCCGACTCGGATGCTCTCGTCGAGAAGTCGCTGCGTGGCGCGAACCTGTGGAACGAGGTCAAGGACCGCCTCGACAAGCCCGGATCGGGCCTGTCTGGCGGCCAGCAGCAGCGTCTGTGCATCGCGCGCGCCATCGCGGTCTCGCCCGAGGTGATCCTCATGGACGAGCCATGCTCCGCCCTCGACCCGATCTCGACCTACGCGATCGAGGAGCTGATCGGCGAACTCAAGAACGACTACACGGTCGTCATCGTGACGCACAACATGCAGCAGGCGTCACGGGTGAGCGACAAGACGGCGTTCTTCAACATCGCGGGCACCGGCAAGCCCGGCAAGCTCATCGAGTACAACGACACGCGCTCGATCTTCACGACTCCGTCGGTGCAGGCGACCGAGGACTACGTCTCCGGTCGATTCGGCTGA